DNA sequence from the Colletotrichum higginsianum IMI 349063 chromosome 10, whole genome shotgun sequence genome:
CACAAGGATATAGAACAGAAGTCCCCGCGTCAGACAAAAGGAGACGCTGCTGTCTGGGAGCGAAAATGTTTGTCTGCAGGTTTGCGGTGGTTATGATTGCTATAATCCAACATAGTCTCACCTATCCATCATCCTAAACTCGCCAGGGGAATCCTATGCGGTGATGTCGAAGGTGTCTACGATTAAGGGCATGCTCGACTGGAAAAAGTGTGCCGTGACATACTGGGACGTATTAAATAGAACTTCTGTAATTTGCTAACCTAATTTATTTCCTTTACAGTCTTTGGAGGCTTCATAATTTACTAACACAAAAAAAACATTAGGTTGGTAACCGCTTCTGAGATTGTTGAAATTACATTTATACAAACAAATGATGGTTCATTCTTGTCAAGATAATCAACTAGCTCACATCAGTCCTGGCACTCCAAGGCTTAAATGTAAAGCGTTCTTGCAATAGACGGCAAATCTCTAGGACTTGACGCAAAAAGCATCTAATAACCCGGCGCAAGAATCTCTGAGCTTTGGGGGTTTGGACTTGACTTCTCTAGTTATTCCTGTCAGAGGTCTAAGCATCAACAAACTCTGACTGTAATGGTAATTGCCGATGATCAGTGTTAATAGAATGAGTAAAGAACCCATTTTCTGTCTTTCTCGGTGTAGATGCTTGTCCGGTCTGGATACTGGCCTCCGGTGACGACAGGACGGCCGTGTTTATTCATACTGAGTCCAGGGCAGAAACTTTCATGATCCAGATTCGAATATGTTGCGTTTATCACTGTCTCTGTCTGGAGATCACATATAGCCATGAATGTACGATCGATATCTGGACCATCACCGTTGAAAACGTCGGCCTGATCTGCAGCCCATAGCAAGGCATGTCCGGTCAAAGGTAGAACAGCGGCCGCGACTGACACCAGTGATGACTAATGAACAGGGGAAATTCTTCCCGGTCTGTGGTGGGCTGCATCGTCCAGCCTCGGCCGTACTCAAGTTATAGAAAGCCTAATTTTAGTTGGCCAGATATCTGTAAATCAAATGTGAGTCTGCGCGATTCCCTGCTTCGAGCCACTTTTACTACGTCACGTGTGTATCTGTAGCCATCACTTTCAAGCTGCCCTTtatgtactctgtacctcCCTTTCTTGCAACAGATACTTTTAGCAACTGCTTTCGTATTTAGGAAGGTTTAATTAACATATTAAGGTTTAGTTATTCTAGTAAGGTTCAATAGTCTTAGTAGGTTGCGTCTATTTCCTATACGCGTACTTCACATCCCTTTTAGCCACAGCCATTGCTGATTTTCAGTAGTCAGATATCTATTGTTTACCTCTTGAGGAATACCAAACGTTAGTCTGACTGGGACCACTGTTTGAATAACCAGGTATTCTTGCGGACTATGTGAACATTTTCTTTCGGTATCTCTGCGCCCTGCTTCCTGACTTGGCTTCTGGCAGCCCCTTTCCTAGGCGACAAACCTCTTACAAAGTTTATTGCGACGAAGCCTGCAGCAGGACCTTCTTTGCCGCGGACCAGCCGGCCTAGCCAGTTAAAATGTCCGATCTCCGATGAAGATCGAAGTGCCTATACATCACCAATTCCCTATATAAGAATTACTCCCACTGTTGCTGAAAGACACGAGCTCCAGGAGAGCGACGACGTGAGGGAGCACGATATGCATCTCAGCCTGTAAATCAGGGTTGGAAATGGGTTTCGCTTCTAGACTATGCTGCTTTGTATGATCTGTTTGTTCTCTACTCTCTAGAAATATTTATTACATCCTTTAAGATGTAAGTATGGTGTGGATAGCGTTATGTTATTTGAAAAGAATAGATTTTAGCAAAGACTAACAAACTAGGATGCATACAACAATCCATCAAGCCTGCTTTTCTCCCGCTTTGTTTTTGAACATAAGTAGAGACACTGTGCAATACATTCTTGTAGCATAAGATGACATTCTGTTTTAGTGGTTGTCGCCGGATAGCAAGGCGCGGCTGAGTGAGTCTCAAGCCAAGGACGCTTTCAAGCGCAAAACTCCAAGTCCATTGCAAGTCAAGAAACAGACGGTCCCCGATGCTATGATGTATCACGATGAAAAAGAGGGCTTGGCTTCGAGGCCACTGGCCAATTCGGCGAGTCTTTGGCACAGTATTTGGACAGAGGTGGGAAGACAGGGAGTGGGTACATCATTATACGTCAGTTAGATTCATGAACGCTATACACTATGCTATTCTTTGGAAGTTCAGGGTGATATTCGTCCCGAGATGAGACAGGTTTGTCATGATGGCCTGCACCTGACTCTGGTCGCATGCCATGGTGATGGAGACATTAAAGTGACACGGAAACGGAACAGGATGCTCGTCGGGCTGTCGTAGCCAGAGAGGCGTCGTTGCAGAGTATGGCTTGTCTTTCATGACACAGTCTGCATTGACGAAGCCCGAATCCGTCATCTTGGTGTCCATGGTGATGGGAGATCCCATTAAGCCGGTCGGCGAGAAGTGCAAGTCGTCCGTCTTTGGTTCTCCCAAGTGGATGGCTGTCCTATCCTTGTGTGTGGGCCCAGAATCCTGACTGTTGGGGGTCGGGCAACCATTTGTCGAGTGTGAAGAGACATGTGAACCTGGATTCCAATTTTGATCAGCGACGAACCAGATGcatttggggggggggacaggtGTATTACCATAAAACATTGGCGGTGACCTCTGGTTGGAGGTGGGGGCCGGGTCTTCGTTTCTAAAGGGACGAGTCGATGCCGAGGGATAACAAGACTCGATGAGCGATTCAAACTGCATGCAGTTGTCTACCTGGGTCTCAAGCATCTCAGAGCCAGGCATCTTCAACAGTGTTGGCCTGTTGCTGGACAGAGGCTCCCTGGAAGCCGACTGTCGTCTTTGTGGCCTTTCCCCCTTATCAGAAGCGCCGCTACTTTGGTTGAGCGCGGCGTTATCCTCTTCATTGTCGTCGCAGTCGTCCTCTtccgagtcgtcgtcgtcctcgtcatcgtcattgtTGCTTCCCGTGCTCTTGCTGCCAACAGACTGGGCAGCCGGCTTGAATAATGCCGGGTCTGTCAGGTTGAGGAGTTCCCACTGCGATGTTTGGCTTTGTGACGAAACGCTGTTGGGGCCGCTCGACTGGCGTTTTCTGCCTATCGTGTCGGACTCGCCTTGTCtgttcttcttgttctcgtTTCTCAGTCGCAAGGTGGAATAGCGGTTCTTCAGCGCAAGGGTTGTCCGGATCGGTGTGTGGAATCCCGCAATGGTGGCCCAGTTGGTGCCGTGGGTAAGAACTTCGTGGAGTAGGTTTGCGTCCTATGACTGGTTAGAGATGTCTGTTCCAGCTAtaacaccagcagcagcagcagcagcagcagcagcgtctAGACAAAGGGCTGACCaacctcttcctcggcccaGTCACAATAGTTAATGTTGGGGTTCAAGACCTGACTCCAGTGGCTCGAGCACTGGTCCGAGTTTCTGGACCTGACTTCTGCCGCAACCTGGCTCCAGTTCATCCCATAGGTCTGGACGGCGGTGAAGAGCCgctcatcctcttcttcggacCAGGGGCCTTTGTTGATGTGATTGTTGGCAAGGCTGTTCCACCATCTTCGGCGGCAATCTTTGTTGGATCGTCCCGGCACCGATTTCGCGAGTTCGCGCCAGAGAAGCGGTCGTGATTCTTCCTCGGCTGGATACCCTCAAGAGGTCAGCATGTGAAGGGATTGCTGGACGCAGCAATACGTTTGGTACCGCACCTTTTTGAACAGCAGCGCAGAGGAGCTTGTCTTCCTTGGCGGTCCAGTTTCGTCTAATTCGCGACATGGTACATGCAGAGAGGGGTAGCCGGCAGTTGGTTGCGTTGGTTGCGTTGGTTGGTCGTCCAATGTCAATTTGCGAGCGCCAAGAGGTAGAGTCTAAATAGCCTACGATGCCAAGAGGTTCCAAGATCACAAGCAATCCAATCATGTCGGCATTTGCAGAGTATTGGCTTGGATTCGCCCCCGGCCTCAGGTCCGCGTTCGCCCCAAGTCTGCCCCCGAGTCATTAGCGGGCGGCCACACCATGTTACAATCAACAACATGTCAGGATAGCCAAACCTTGTGAGGACCCCTGTGGCAGCTGTGGGAACAGCTTTAACAGCGGCCTTGTTGTGCAGGACATGCATCGTACAGGTGGAGGCAACACAACACACGGATGACTAGTACTCgaccgtccgtccgtccggcCGATAAGAAGGCCAGACCGGGATTCAAGCGGGGCctgtggcggtggtggcagtGCCTGCTTGATTATAAATGCACAACATTCGAAGGTCGAGATGGGAACGAAACCGAGCTGGCCGGAGAAATTGCCGGCCACTCGGCCCGCAGCGAGGCGGACTGATTCGGGCCACGGGCTTTGACAAGGGCTCCGGGGCAGGCAAATGACACAAAACCAACCAGCCGAATTCAGAATTAGTGTAACAACCGAGCCCACATAGTCCAGTCGCCGGGCAGTGGATCCTGCGAAGCGGctttccctcccctttcGGGGAAGACATCCCCCTCAATTACCCCCCCATCGTTGCAACATGGCATTATTTTATAGTTTTGGATGCATCTTAGGTAGCTCGTGAGATGGAGCCTTCTTGCCATGGTGGGTTAAGCGTACATCGAGGCCAGCCGGGGCTACTAATCCGCCAAAGTGAAAGTAAAAAACTAAAAAGAATGACCTTTGCACCCTCTCCCCCTGCAATGCTGAGTTGGATTCTGAATGAACGTGTAATTACCCGACATATCTCCTAATAAGGGAGGTCGGTAACTACTGTATCTGCGGCAATCAACTGCTGCAGTTGCTAAACTTGTTCTTTCAACAAAACTCTTATCTCTCCTTATACTTACCTTGGAGTGGCGGCTGTTGTAAGAAAATCTGGGGAATAACTTGTTTTGGCGGAGTCGTCCCTGCAGACTGCCGGCCGTAACACGAACCCATTACCACCACGTGCATTATCCTCTTGATGTGATGCGTTGCATATCCACCAAGAGGCCACCGTCAATTTACCGGTTGCTGTTCTTCCTCCAATCTATCTCCTGCGGCCTTATCGAGCAGTGGGCCTGTCAGATGAATGGGGGAATCCGGAAATCCCCTCCTTCTGCATACGTTGTATCTGGGCAACAATCACAAAACATCTGCCCGGGGACACTGGAGACGGTGGGGGAGACGCCGCGGTTAAATAGAGTGATGTCCGAGCGTCCGCTGCGTCGAGCGCATCAGCTGGAGAACGGAGACCGGACAGGACAACCGGACAAAACAACCGGCCGAGAGAGACCGATTACTGTATGTAAGTTTAGCATGCCGGCTGTGGCGCGGTCTAACCTTTCCAAGACACCAGCAGCCAACGGGAGCCCGGCTGGTCGCGCTCAATCGGTCCTTTTGCAGTGACGTCGGGGTGTCAGTTTGGGGAGAGGATCCTGCATCGGACTTGTGTACACGAAGCCCGGTGAAGCCGGTGGGATATATGAATCGGTTCTGCAACAAGGAAGCTAAATATAACCATACTCGCCATGTGCCCGTGTGCCAAAAACTCAAAGCAGTTTTGCGATGCACGACATGATTGTAATCCTCCGcatgtgtctgtctgttgACTGATCACTCCGTGGCAGTGGCACTAGCATCTGTCCCCGCACACAAACGAGGGCCTGTGGCCCAGTCGCCATCAATCTGATAGTGGTCGACCGGtggttgtgtgtgtgtgtgagagagagagagagagagagagagagagatgacTACCGTGTCATGTGTGCACCGAGTAAACAtgcttgatgttggcgcgGAACCGAGTAATCCCCCCCTGGTGGCCCGAGTATTGCACAGGTGTTTCCACCCCCCAGACCGCACCCAAGTAAGTTCGTGTGTATATAGCGACTAGGCAGTTGATTTGCTAGGTAGCGAGATTATCCCTGAATTGCGACTTGCGAGTCAACCAACTCTCGGTGTATGTTAGACTACTATCCATCCCAGGCTGCGCGAAATCTCTCTTTTGGTCCTCGCAATCGGATCCATTTTGCCCCCCGTGTGCGTATCAGCGACGACTATGGCCGAGGACAACCAAGAAAAGCAGTTCATGCCGTTGATGCGGGACCACGACTCCGACGCCGACACGTTGGACGAGTTCACCTGCCAGAAATGCAGACACGCCGGCCGCCAACAGACCATCTGGCCCGCGGTGGGCGTCAAGGCCATCCTCATCGCCCTgttggccgtcgccgtcgtgaTGGCCGGGCTCGGCATCGTGGCCTTTGCCGTCGTATACCAAAACAGCAACCACTGCGACCACAGCGAGCATGAGTCGAGCACCCTCAACTTGCCGACGGATTCTCTTTTTGGGGATAGTAAGTTGGCGTCTTTCCATTGCACAACCTTGATCCAGTTCTCGTGAAGGAAGCAAGGAATCAAGCAAGCACGCAAGCAAGCACCTCGTTAATGTCCTTGTCATCGAACTACAGTCCCGTGGCGAAGGGTGATTATGGAAAAGGATCCCCGTTACCATGATCCCACCCTGTCCGAGACCGACCAAGGCAACATGGAAAGACTAAACGATACTTTTGTCTGGAGCGACATCCTGCCGAGTAAGAGCTTGTACCCCGGTGCCCAGAAAAACCGATGGGACCTTGATCTGATAACCTCATCTCAGCAACCATGATTGCCGTCCCCGATCCGTCCATCTATGGTTTAAGCGGCGGAGGTAAGGTATGGGAAAACCCAGCGGACTTTGACGACAAGACTGAGGCATGGACCGTCTCCGTCATGCATCAGCTGCACTGCCTGGTTAGTCCAGTCCCCTTTTCATCTTGATTAAGATTTTGATCAAGAATCTGATCCGTCCTGGGATCCGGGACGCTAACGGTGGGACTCGCCCTCGTCAAACAGGCCGACTTCAAGAAAAACTTCAACAATCTgaggagcggcggcgccctcagCGACGGCCAGTACGCGCACCTCACCCACTGCGTCGAGATTGTGCGCCGCAACGTCATGTGCAAGGCCGAGCTCGCTCTCGAGCGTCCCAACGACCCTCACATCTGGCCGGTCCAGCACGTCTCGGGCTGGGGCAACGCGCACGTGTGTAGGGATTGGGATCAGGTCATGGCTGCCATCAAGAAGTACGCCATCACCCGCGGCGAGAATGGATGGAGAAGGATCCGGGACGATGACCCGAAATTGATTATTTGAAAAGTCCAACCCTTTTTCTGCCAGAGGCAGAGTTGCAAAAGATTAGCTACTGTTCATTCTCTATTTCCTAGACAATATCGTGCTTGTTACATAATTACTATAGGCAATTCTcattccctcccccccttttaAGCAAGTTCTACTTCATACACAGCGTTAGAACCTTCACAGCAGTGTGTCTGTCACGCAGCCCCCGAGAAGAACCCTCTTACCGGGCTGTGTGTCCCCCAAGTTGCACCGTTTAGGTCTAAGAGTTTTGTTTTCTTGGCCATGATAATAGGAACACGAACTCAGAAACCCTTACATGATTTCATCTCGGATTTCCTACAGGGATACTCGTATCTCGGCTTCCAAATCTGTTTATCAGGTGTAGTACAAGTCCCTTCCTCAGACAAACATCTTGGCAAAGAACCATTCAGGCATTCAACGTACGGAAGCAGCGCATAAAACGTGCTGTACACAAGACGGTCTTGCGTAAAAGTATCATGTAAATCAACTACACATTGTCGGAACGTGGCCACGCCCGCTCGTCATTCCTCATCCCCGGGCAGCCAGATCTCGTGCCCGTCGCCCTCTCTACAGGCCAGGGTCAGGCAACAAACAGATACCGAAACGGCCGCCAGAATCCAAAACGCCAAACCCGTGAACGCGTGTGACGTTCCGTAGCTATAGATGACTCCCGAGAGCGCCGAGCCGAAAGCGCGAGCTGCGCCGCTCGAGACAAAAGCAATGCTGTGCGTGCGCGCAAGGGCGGACGGATGAGGCGATGCACTGGCACATGGCCGGATTAGCCGTTCTGATCAAACCCCCAAAGAAAGATAGTATCGAGGGTCTCTTACAGTCTAATGAGCATCAGCTGCGATGGagtgacgaagacggcgcaACCAATCATGGCCAGCTGCACGCAGATTGCAAGCGCCCAGACAGCAATGCTGTGAGTGCCTTGGCCTTCCGACACCGACGGCGTCAGtctgccgacgacggcaatGTACGGCGCAATGGTGTAGATGACGGGGAAGCCTCGCATGAAGATTCGCCATGTTCCCAAGGCGCCCAGCTTCTGGCTTACTCGCGGATATACCCAGAACTGCAAGGGCAAACCCAACACGCCAATGACGGAGAGAGTCCAGCCAATGTCGGACGGGGCCATGCCCACCCCGCCCGAGAACCGGAAGGGCAGGGCGTCGCCCTTGGCATGCCGGACAACGGGGTCGCTCAGGAAGTTGACCCATAGGGATGTGTAGGCAGCCAGGTGACTGTCGTGGATCGACGAGACGATGAGCATCAGAACCAGGTTTCTGGTCCACATGCGTCGGAGAGGAAGCACTGGTGGCATCTTGCGCTTCGGCTCTGTGGACAAAGTCTCCCGGCCACCTATATCGTCCTCGCCCGcgctgcttctgcttggcGACCGCAAGGCATTCGAGTCGTCGCTGTCAGTTTCCATGAGAGGCACGTCTTCCACGCCCGTGGAgagctcgtcgacatccAAACGTGTGTATGAAGTGGACTGTCGTCTGGGAGAAAACCAAGACTTGATCTTCTTGGCGATGGCTGCGGTGGGGTCATGATGGTTCCGTACATGCGGAGATGTCTACAAAGAGTTTGGGATTGCGTTAGATACGTGCCACATTGCTCGTTTTTGACGCCGTCGTTGGACGCACCTCTTCGAGAAAAAAGAACATGACCAGGAAtgcgacgaggaggatgacggtATTGGCGAGTGCCGGGGGAGCATACGGATAGGTCTTCAGGAACGCACTGTTGCCGAATCTCGCGGGATACCTACCGGCGAGATTGGCCAACTGGCCTCCCATCATCGGGCTCAGGAGAATGGCCAGATTGGTTGCCATGGCGAAGCCTACAAATGCTCTGGACAAATACCTGTGTGAGGAGTCGGGGATGAGTATTGACGGTCTTTGGCTCGTGGCATCAGCAGTGAAGCAACATGGACAAAGACCTACTTTTTCTCCTGAACCACCTCGGTGACGACCGTCCGACACGTTGCGACATTGCCGTTGAACACGCCTTCGAGACCCCACAGGAGGACGCCTTGGTAGAAGTGGCGAATGAAACCAAAGGAGCCACAGCTAAGGACTGAACGGAATAGTTGTCAGGCTTCGTTCACAGGTCGGAATCAAAGTCGGCTTCCAGGCCAGATGGTGGACACTTACGTGAAGCCCCCGTACCGAGTAGAAGAACCAGCTTGCGACCCCCCCTCGGGGAGTCGGCGAGTTTGCTCAGAAGGAGAGATGACAGGCATTGGCCTATGATGTAAGCAGCCTGGATCGCTGCCGACTGCCTCACGATCTGCCCGGATGATAGTGTTGGGTCCAAGGACTCGAGTTGGTAGTACAAGTAAGTCTGCCAAGCGCGTAAGTTCTCGTTCTCACTGGCCAGCTTGACAATGTAGTTGACAATTGTGTCGGGAGGGGTTCGCTTACAGAACTGGAATATCTGACAGCGGGCTCGGCGAAGCGAAGCAGGAACAGGATGGCCAATTGGTCTTTCTTGGGCAAAGACATCCATCCCACTTTTTCGTCAACTGAAGCCATTGCTATAATTACTTCAAGTTGCAGCTTTGAGTGGCCTCCGTGCGTGTGCTTGTTGTGCGCTTCGCACAAGTGACAACTTCAGGTTTAGGGTTCAAGACCGAACCAGTGTATTCAGGCTAGGTACAGGACATCTACACTTCTCATGAGAGATCTTTAATGCAGACAACACTGCGGTGCTGCCGGATACCGTGTCCCCAACAGGCTCGTTGCTACTTGTTTCCGCCCGAATCGGAGAACAGTGGCCACGCGCGGGGGTTTCTTTGTCACGTTTCGAGGAAGAACGGCACCGAGTAAGTTGCTTTGCAACGGGTAAAAAAGGCTTTTAGGACTGCCAGCAAGAGCCCCGAACGTAGTAGAGCTTAATGCCGTCTCGGCAGGGCTGTTTTCCGACATTGCAGTCTAGACACATGCCGAAACTTCTCACACGCCTTGCCGGGGACGACGGTATTTGTGCAACTTGTGTCGTTATATGTTTGGGCGCAGACGGGTTAGGTGGGCACGCAACCTTTCGGCGGGTCCGGGTAAGCAAACACGAGCCGTCCTTCTTTAATGACACGTTAGGGTACTCCACGACCTTTGATTCCCTCTCTCCCCGCGGTGTTGTTTGCGCGAAATTGTATTGACTTTGCCCTTGAAGAATGTTTCCCTTCAAAACGAGCGCGTCTGAATACGAGACCACGGACCGTGGGCAGTACAAGGTCCTTGATGACCCAACCGAGGATGACCTTGGCGGGACGCCGCTGAAGGAGCTGGGACacctgaggaagagtctgcGGTTCTACAAAGTCGGCTTTTACACGGTTCTCGCCTTCCAGGCCCTGGCCGTTGTCTACTGGGCTTTCCTGGGCCATGCCAACTCACATCCATCCGCCACATATCGCGACCTAGAATGGAGTGGTTTGCTTGGTGAGGACTGGAACGGCCTTGTTCCTAACGGTCAGTGAAACCAGTCACCCGGAcggaaaaaaagaaagagaggaaaaAAAACCAGTCAGTCGCTGACAGCAAGGA
Encoded proteins:
- a CDS encoding Myb family transcription factor; translated protein: MSRIRRNWTAKEDKLLCAAVQKAEEESRPLLWRELAKSVPGRSNKDCRRRWWNSLANNHINKGPWSEEEDERLFTAVQTYGMNWSQVAAEVRSRNSDQCSSHWSQVLNPNINYCDWAEEEDANLLHEVLTHGTNWATIAGFHTPIRTTLALKNRYSTLRLRNENKKNRQGESDTIGRKRQSSGPNSVSSQSQTSQWELLNLTDPALFKPAAQSVGSKSTGSNNDDDEDDDDSEEDDCDDNEEDNAALNQSSGASDKGERPQRRQSASREPLSSNRPTLLKMPGSEMLETQVDNCMQFESLIESCYPSASTRPFRNEDPAPTSNQSQDSGPTHKDRTAIHLGEPKTDDLHFSPTGLMGSPITMDTKMTDSGFVNADCVMKDKPYSATTPLWLRQPDEHPVPFPCHFNVSITMACDQSQVQAIMTNLSHLGTNITLNFQRIA
- a CDS encoding Major facilitator superfamily transporter, whose protein sequence is MASVDEKVGWMSLPKKDQLAILFLLRFAEPAVRYSSSLASENENLRAWQTYLYYQLESLDPTLSSGQIVRQSAAIQAAYIIGQCLSSLLLSKLADSPRGGRKLVLLLGTGASRKCPPSGLEADFDSDLCGSFGFIRHFYQGVLLWGLEGVFNGNVATCRTVVTEVVQEKKPSILIPDSSHRYLSRAFVGFAMATNLAILLSPMMGGQLANLAGRYPARFGNSAFLKTYPYAPPALANTVILLVAFLVMFFFLEETSPHVRNHHDPTAAIAKKIKSWFSPRRQSTSYTRLDVDELSTGVEDVPLMETDSDDSNALRSPSRSSAGEDDIGGRETLSTEPKRKMPPVLPLRRMWTRNLVLMLIVSSIHDSHLAAYTSLWVNFLSDPVVRHAKGDALPFRFSGGVGMAPSDIGWTLSVIGVLGLPLQFWVYPRVSQKLGALGTWRIFMRGFPVIYTIAPYIAVVGRLTPSVSEGQGTHSIAVWALAICVQLAMIGCAVFVTPSQLMLIRLASPHPSALARTHSIAFVSSGAARAFGSALSGVIYSYGTSHAFTGLAFWILAAVSVSVCCLTLACREGDGHEIWLPGDEE